The genomic stretch TTATTGGTCTTCACTATGCATGCACCATCTAGCATATTTCAGATAGCTCCTTGAGTATCACTGTGTAAACCCATCTATAGGAAATCAGAAGAGTGAATGGTTCCAATGCAGTGTATGCTCTATAATGACTATGTCTGCATCTGAagtggcaccatattccctataatagagcactacttttgaccaggcctggccatggtcaaaagtagtgcactatatactgtagggaatagcgtgccatttcgGACACAGCCTATATCTATTTGAATTAGTTCACGGATGCATTTGAGCCACCAAATCATTCTCCAAGGCGGTACGCCCGCTTGGGTCACTTACCCCCTTCCTTTCAATAGATATGAAGCAGCCCTAGCCAACAGTTTTCTCTGCTCAGCTTAATTATTCTTGGTACTATAAGGCAAGCTATTTACACCAGACAAAAGAGTGAGACAACACAAACCTCCACAAATTAGTCGCATGCATTCAAATAGGTTTAGAAAAATAAAGATTGGTTAGTAGGATTCATACTGATGTGTGGATTTTAAGGGGGCTTAGAGGTGTTAATTTTCATGACAAATATGTACAGTCAGGTAACCTAACTTGATTCTGTCTTTGAAAATTCTGCATATCCGGCTTTGTTGCAGTCTTTCTGACTGATATCATATCAGATACTCACTTCTTAGTTGAGTAAGGGTTCCCTGACGTGGGCATGGAGTGGGAGAGCATGAAGTCATTGGTGCTATTCATTGGTCTGGGAGGCCTGTGGTGCAGGAGACAAACATGATGATGTTCAAACAGCCAACATGACAATAGCGGCTTCCATCATCATATGGAAGAGAAGCAACTGATGCTTAcaccgtgtgtgtttgtgtgtgtgtgcgtgtgtgcgtgtgcgtgtgtgcgtcaaGGTCTCAGATGGCCGAAAGAGCATTGAATGGGTCTGGGGAGTCAGGACATAATAGCTGCAGTTTCTGATTGTGACACGTCACATAAAAAATGTGTGGGTGTGGATTTCCTCCTCACTCATCCGAAGGTCATTAACTCCTCATAATCATATTGTTTACATGACCTAAAAAGGTATTCACATGTGGCACAAAGGAGGGCTGGGATTATTGAAGCAGAAACCTGTAGTAAACTGCACACAAGTTGGTTGTGCTAAAACTGAGGTGCCACTTTGAGGAACTACAGGGCATAGTATATAAGGATTGACCCTGGAGGATCAACAAGATCGGATTAAACAATAGACAAAAAAATATGGCACTAGCTACTAGTAATATAATACACTACCTTCTATAGTACTTGAGTTGATCTAATTAAATGTACTAGCAGCATATTATACATATTCTAGCAAGTATTCAAAGCAAACTTACCAGGTGTCTCTATTTTGCAGCAAGAAAAGAACAAAGAGATTTGTTACAATCACCCATGCATGCACTACAACGGCCACAGTGAGTGGTACAACTGAATTCACGTTCACATGACAATAATCTAGATGTCAAAATCAATATTTGTCTCAGATTCTCAGCCCTTAGAATGCATTGCCACTCTTTTCCACGAAACAGATTGGTCATCTGACTAGGGTTGCTAAATtccgggaactttcaataaattccctggttttcccccAAAACAATCCTGGCTTACGTTTCCttcttattccctcctgattccgggtAGCTTCCCACCAGTTCCCGGAATTTAGCAACCCTACATATGACTCGGCTTAGCTGTTAAGGGTTGGAATAGTAATGTATCAAAGATACAgtggaagtcggaagtttacatacatttaggttggagtcattaaaacttgtttttcaaccactccacaaatgtattgttaacaaactatagtttcggcaagtcggttaggacatctactttgtgcaggacacaagtaatttttccaacaattgtttacagacagattatttcacttataattcactgtatcacaattccagtgggtcagaagtttacatacactaagttgactgtgcctttaaacagcttggaaaattccagaaaatgatgtcatggctttagaagtttctgatagacctcagaaaaaaatggtagacctccacaagtctggttcatccttgggagcaatttctaaacgcctgaaggtaccatgttcaactgtacaaacaatagtatgcaagtataaacaccatgggaccacgcagtcgtcataccgctcaggaaggagacgcgttctgcctcctagagataaacgtactttggtgcgaaatgtgcaaatcaatctcagaacaacagcaaaggaccttgtgaagatgctggaggaaacaggtacaaaagtatctacagtgaggcaaaaaagtatttgatcccctgctgattttgtacgtttgcccacttacaaagacacgatcagtctataattttaatggtaggtttatttgaacagtgagagacagaataacaacaaaaaaatccagaaaaacgcatgtcaaaaatgttataaattgatttgcattttaatgagggaaataagtatttgacccctcggcaaaacatgacttagtacttggtggcaaaaccttgttggcaatcacagaggtcagacgtttcttgtagttggccaccaggtttgcacacatctcaggagggatttgttccactcctctttgcagatcttctccaagtcattaaggtttcgaggctgacgtttggcaactcgaaccttcagctccctccacagattttctatgggattaaggtctggagactggctaggccactccaggaccttaatgtgcttattcttgagccactcctttgttgacttggccgtgtgttttgggtcattgtcatgctggaatacccatccacgacccattttcaatgccctggctgagggaaggaggttctcacccaagatttgacggtacatggccctgtccatcgtccctttgatgcggtgaagttgtcctgtccccttagcagaaaaacacccccaaagcataatgtttccacctccatgtttgacggtggggatggtgttcttggggccataggcagcattcctcctcctccaaacacggcgagttgagttgatgccaaagagctcgattttggtctcatctgaccacaacactttcacccagttctcctctgaatcattcagatgttcattggcaaacttcagacggccctgtatatgtgctttcttgagcagggggaccttgcaggcgctgcaggatttcagtccttcacggcgtagtgtgttaccaattgttttcttggtgactatggtcccagctgccttgagatcattgacaagatcctcctgtgtagttctgggctgattcctcaccgttctcatgatcattgcaactccacgaggtgagatcttgcatggagccccaggccgagggagattgacagatattttgtgtttcttccatttgcgaataatcgcaccaactgttgtcaccttctcaccaagctgcttggcgatggtcttgtagcccattccagccttgtgtaggtctacaatcttgtccctgacatccttggagagctctttggtcttggccatggtggagcgtttggaatctgattgattgattgcttctgtggacaggtgtcttttatacaggtaacaagctgagattaggagcactccctttaagagtgtgctcctaatctcagctcattacctgtataaaagacacctgggagccagaaatctttctgattgagagggggtcaaatacttatttccctcattaaaatgcaaatcaatttataacatttttgacatgcgttttctggattttgttgttgttattctgtctctcactgttcaaataaacctaccattacaattatagacggatcatttctttgtcagtgggcaacgtacaaaatcagaaggggatcaaatacttttttccctcactgtatatccatagtaaaatgagtcctatatcgacataacttgaaaggccgctcagcaaggaagaagccactgctctaaaaccgctataaaaaagccagactacggtttgcaactgcacatggggacaaagattgtactttttggagaaatgtcctctggtctgattaaacaaaaatataactgtttggccataatgaccatcgttatgtttgaaggaaaaagggggcacttgcaagccgaagaacaccataacaaccgtgaagcacgggggtggcagcatcatgctgtgggggtgctttcctgcaggagggactggtgcacttcacaaaatagatggcatcatgaggaaggaaaatgatgtggatatattgaagcaacatctcaaggcattagtcaggaagttaaagcttggtcgcaaatgggtcttccaaatggacaatgaccccaagcatacttccaaagtaggattaaatgtcaagaattgtaaaaaactgagttgaaattgatttggctaaggtgtatgtaaacttccgacttcaactgtacactgcAGCACTACAAGACCTTGGCTTCATATTGTCATTGTTGATTTCCAGAACACACACAAAGAAAAACGGAGCAAAGATGAAACATCTGTTTTACCAATTGTGGTTATTCCTACAGCTAACATTAATTGATCATGTGCATCCAACGATTGATTGATTGTTATTACTTGAGACTTAGAAGCATGTAGTGTAATGTATATAAAGCAATTACAAAACAGATATAGATACATTCATCAAGTTTCAACATTTACTTTGGGGATACGGGGCTGTAGTATGGGATTTTGGGATGGATATgaaattgactggaatttaaaagGATGACTGTGGTCTTGAATAcaagtgttactgtgttactgtatgaatagaatagaatagcccCATACTTACACAATGTGGGCTAGGTTCAGAGGTTTTTCTGGCATGTCAGGAAACATGGGGTGTAAAGGTTCTCTGCTGGACGCACAGCTCAGTGACTTGCTGAGAGCATTAGATAACTTCTTAGCAGGCGATTTCTGGGAGAAACACAAACATATGCTATTGTGATTTTAGAGGGCAAGAAGAGTAATGACTTTCAAAATATCATATAGGAGTAGATGTCATTGACCAAAACGTCACAGCACATCCAGTATAATCCATATCTAAAATGCATTTCCCCACTTCCCATCCATATCATTTAAATGTATCTGGTATTTCAAGGGAAATACACTGCATTTAATATTCCTTGCCACAGGTGAGGGAATCAAGTCACAGTCTCATCATCATCTGCATAGCACTGTATTGTGTTGGGTGAAGCTGAGCAgaaatggctggctggctggcgtccccctcctctccccaccccgTCACCCCCCTTACCCATGATGTGTACTCCTTCATTTGGTGCTGGTTGCTATGGGAACCGCTGGCATGCCCCCTCCAGAAGcagtcctgacagagctggtaatTATGACATTGCTGGCAGCGGTAGCGGAAGCCCATTATACTCTCACTGTGGCAGTAGGAGCACTCGACCGGGTGGAACACTGCAGGGGCGGAGGGggcggggtggggggggggcacacacaccaacatgtgcatgcatgtccacacacacacacacacacacacacacatacagacacacacacacacacacaggtatacatatacacacacaccccaaatGTTGTTAATACAAACACAAATTGGTTTGCAACCGATATCTTTATATAGGATAACCAcactgggatgtttttcaggtctctcagaCAGCGTTCTTCAAATAAAGGAGGGTGTTCTGTGAACATCAGTGTGTGTGAGACTAATGACACAGTTTGTACCTTATTAACGAGGGATTGGGCAGGGTGATGTGATGGTGGAagggtgtgtatgcgtgtgtgtttgtgtgctcgttcatgggtgtgtgtgtgcttgagcaAGTGTGTCTACTGTGTGGTGACTCAATGTGATGGTGAGAGACAAAATTCATACCCAGTGCTATCCCATGAATGTGTTAAATATGCTGTGGTGGCGGTGGTGGCTCACCATTCTCCACATTAGCCAAGCGATGCATGAGTGGTAACCACACCAGACACTGAGGAGGAGGGTCTGACATCAGCGTGTCCAGGAATGTGTTGAGGGAGACCTTTTTCTGTCGACATTAAGTAGAGAGGACAGGGTTACACATCACATACAGGTTATGCATATGGGGTAGCTAGTACTATAAAGAAAATACTGTTTTATAAAGGATGTTTTATACACAATTACAACATCCATCCAGTCTCTATACCTATAGTGtgttattcattcattcattgattTACTTGAAATTGTATGTTAATTTTCAGTGTAGATAGGGACTCTTACCTGCTGTGCAAAGCAGGTTCTTGTGGCTTGCTCAGTATAGCCAAAGGAAGGCCCCTCAAAAACAGTCATTGGCAATTTGAGAACCTCCCTCAGAAACTGGTCGAATTGGGAGTACACCATTATGCCACCAGGGTCTGATATCTGTGAAAAAATATCTGggcagaaagagggaggggaggcgTTACTCCAAAATATATAAATAACGTATCAAATTAATTGTCAGCTGTCACCATTGTTAGCTAATTGCAGCATTAGACAGTGCAATCATGCTGTGTATTGCATTTACAAAGAACAAAAACAAATGAAAGCTGTGTAGCAATACATAGTAATTACCACAAAACATCAGCTAAAATACCCTACCCTTCCATTTACTTTCCCCATGAGTTGCTGCGGCTGCTCTGCTGCACTAGATTTTGAGGATTATGTCATAAACCCTATCCTTCAGATGATAAATAATGACTTCTCCCAGCCGTGGAGAGTTAATGGCCACTGTTCTCGTTTTCTTCTAGGAAACATAGTGCAGGCAGACAGACTTAAATGAAAAACCCACTTGGACCACATTTAGTTGTATCACAAAATTCCTCGATAGAGAGAGACTTCACTGACTAAACACATTTTAAATTGTGCAGGATAACTATTAAGAAGTTAACAAAAAGCTAACTGACAATTAATTCTCTGCAAATGGTTAATTCTCTCTCTAATGTATTATTCTTAACAAAGATAAACGGGTGAGCTTACATCTTAATTTATCCAAAATCTTTCCTCCGCAGATGGTTGCCAGGGCCATCTTCACAACAAAGACAGGCATTTTTCCGAGGCCTTCCCTAAAAGAGGAAATGTGTTTAGTATTTGTGTACTTGTATAATTTGTGTATTTGTGAACAGGTGAAGAATATACAGTATGAGAATAATACTTGCAATGATTTAAACACTTtaacattaaagggatagttcaggattttggcaatgaagccctttatcttcttccccagagtcagatgaactcgtcaataccatttttatgtctctgcgtgtaGTTTGGAGGAAgtttgctaactagcgttagcataaTTGCTAAgtacttcggaaagtattcagaccccttgactttttccacattttgttacgttacagccttattctaaaatggattaaataaatacaaatcctcatcaatttacacacaataccccataatgacaaagcgaaaacaggtttttagaaacgagtctgttcatcaaatttctgccctgctagagctgccccggtcaactgtaagtgcagtttttgtgaagtggaagcgcctaggagcaacaatgtctcagccgcgaagtggtaggccacacaagcacacagaacgggaccgttGAGTGCTGACggacgtagcgcgtaaaaatcgtctgtcctcggttgcaacactcactaccgagttccaaactgcctctggaagcaatgtcagcacaataactgtttgtcgggagcttcatgaaatgggtttccatggccgagcagcccacacaagcctaagatcaccatgcgcaatgccaagcgaagggctggagtggtataaagctcgccgccattggactctggagtagtggaaacgcgttctatggagtgatgaatcacgcttcaccatctggcagtccgacaacgaatctgggtttggctgatgccaggagaacgctacctgccccaatgcatagtgccaactgtaaagtttggcataggaggaataatggtctggggctgtttttcatggttcgggcttggccccttagttccagtgaagggaaatcttaacgctacagcatacaatgacattctagacgattctgtgcttccaactttttggcaacagtttggggaaggccctttactgtttcagcatgacaatgccccatgcacaaagcgaggtccatacagaaatggtgtgtcgagatcggtgtggaagaacttgactggcctgcacagagccctggcctcaaccccatcgaacacctttgggatgaattggaacaccgactgcgagccaggcctaatcgcccaacatcagtgcccgacctcagtaatgctcttgtggctgaatggaagcaagtccctgcagcaatgttccaacattgaGTGgatagccttcccagaagagtggaggctgttttagcagcaaagaggggaccaactccatattaatgcccatgattttggaatgagatgtttgacgagcaggtgtccacatacttttggtcatgtagtgtagcattAGAGCATTGACTGGAAGTatatggtaactgctagcatgctagtagataccatatacttccagtcattgcactaacggtagttagcattggctcgcaaaattacctctaacttccttcatactgtattcagagacataaaaatggtatccatgagttcatctgactctgtggAAGTAAATatagggcttcattgccaaaatccgaAGTATCCCTTTTTAAGTTGCTCTTATACCTGTGTAACCCTGTAAATACAACAGTAAAACAAGCAAAAAGGGCTCAATTGTATTTATCATCACTATGTCATTTTCACTGTTTACTTTCTCTTGTCTTTCATCAGAAGTAAAGATTAATCAATGGCACAAGACCATTGTGAGACCATTGCATCGTTATAACAACAGTCAGTCTGGACATCCATTCTCTCATGAAAGACTGTGTGTACTGTGGACAGACTTATCACATATCAACACTTCACTTCAATGAagtaacacatgcacacactcacgcacacacacaaacagagaagaAAATGATGCTCAGTGACCATCCCACAGTGATGAGGTGATAGTGGATACTCACGGGTCATAGGCAGCCAGGAGAAAGTTGAGTAGCAGACTGATGGACtgttccacattgatctggtgtgTGGTGGGCATGCGCTTGTTGAGCTGGTAGAAGATGGTGGACAGTATTGCTTCCAGGCGAGCCACAGTGAACTCTGTGTTGAGGTCCATGTTGTTCAGGCCGTTCTCTCTGAACGCCTCGATCACGTTCCAGATGTCCACCAAATGGACTGTAAAataatagaatggaatagaatcCAATAAAAATGCATGGACACTGATTCCTTTTAGCGGTGTGTTTTTACAAATACAACTTTAAGACTATTACTATGAAACAGAAGATATCACACCATACTCACGATTGCATTTTTTCTGAACGAATCTGAGTTTGCAAGCAGTTCTATACGTGGACAATCTTATAGAATCCAACTCTTGCGCCCCTGTAGGAAAAATACATTAATTGTGAAAGGCAATATGACAGACAGTAACACAGGAATGCTCGTTGAGGATAGACTGTGTGGAGCTATTGGGGTAAGAGTGTTGCTCATAGGGTATTCATGTGGACATTAACACTAGATGTCTGTCTAGTTTTCCCAATGAATGCTGTTCTTCTGTGTAGGCCTATACTGGATGCTAATTATATTAATATTTTGTAGATGTAACCTAGTAAATTACTTggtaaatgtaattaataaccTGGTGAATGACATTATTATGTATTCTATAGTTATAATACTTTGAATGTGTATCTCTCTTCAGAGATGGCCCTGGACACTTACTCATCTCTGCAAACAGTTGTCGTCTCTCCGCCATGATGTCGCCAATCCTCCCACGATCTTCAATCATTCTGATCAGAAGGAGAGAAAATCAGAGTGACTATTCATGAGTACTACTGGGCTACTGGGCCATG from Coregonus clupeaformis isolate EN_2021a chromosome 21, ASM2061545v1, whole genome shotgun sequence encodes the following:
- the LOC121535340 gene encoding dystrobrevin alpha isoform X3, whose amino-acid sequence is MIEDRGRIGDIMAERRQLFAEMRAQELDSIRLSTYRTACKLRFVQKKCNLHLVDIWNVIEAFRENGLNNMDLNTEFTVARLEAILSTIFYQLNKRMPTTHQINVEQSISLLLNFLLAAYDPEGLGKMPVFVVKMALATICGGKILDKLRYIFSQISDPGGIMVYSQFDQFLREVLKLPMTVFEGPSFGYTEQATRTCFAQQKKVSLNTFLDTLMSDPPPQCLVWLPLMHRLANVENVFHPVECSYCHSESIMGFRYRCQQCHNYQLCQDCFWRGHASGSHSNQHQMKEYTSWKSPAKKLSNALSKSLSCASSREPLHPMFPDMPEKPLNLAHIVDTWPPRPMNSTNDFMLSHSMPTSGNPYSTKNLLESSYHQEEEHSLIARYAARLASDAAAAQQQQRVHSDISFSLDANKQQRQLIAELESKNREILQEIQRLRVQHEQASQPPTSTSQQNPTLLAELRLLRQRKDELEQRMSALQESRRELMVQLEQLMLLLKEEERKQATQGPGSPRSSPSHTVSRPIPMPTQSESAGTTPTHTPQDSLMGVGGDVQEAFAQGPRRNLRNDLLVAADSITNTMSSLVKELNSEAGIQSDSNMDSQTDELVSSPTSDLLAQMTTKPRVGGMNPGGVEEECYENDLVQVLEDELKMGELLKHRQEQEKTCMVTLQQ
- the LOC121535340 gene encoding dystrobrevin alpha isoform X4; amino-acid sequence: MVHSEGMIEDRGRIGDIMAERRQLFAEMRAQELDSIRLSTYRTACKLRFVQKKCNLHLVDIWNVIEAFRENGLNNMDLNTEFTVARLEAILSTIFYQLNKRMPTTHQINVEQSISLLLNFLLAAYDPEGLGKMPVFVVKMALATICGGKILDKLRYIFSQISDPGGIMVYSQFDQFLREVLKLPMTVFEGPSFGYTEQATRTCFAQQKKVSLNTFLDTLMSDPPPQCLVWLPLMHRLANVENVFHPVECSYCHSESIMGFRYRCQQCHNYQLCQDCFWRGHASGSHSNQHQMKEYTSWKSPAKKLSNALSKSLSCASSREPLHPMFPDMPEKPLNLAHIVDTWPPRPMNSTNDFMLSHSMPTSGNPYSTKNLLESSYHQEEEHSLIARYAARLASDAAAAQQQQRVHSDISFSLDANKQQRQLIAELESKNREILQEIQRLRVQHEQASQPPTSTSQQNPTLLAELRLLRQRKDELEQRMSALQESRRELMVQLEQLMLLLKTQGPGSPRSSPSHTVSRPIPMPTQSESAGTTPTHTPQDSLMGVGGDVQEAFAQGPRRNLRNDLLVAADSITNTMSSLVKELNSEAGIQSDSNMDSQTDELVSSPTSDLLAQMTTKPRVGGMNPGGVEEECYENDLVQVLEDELKMGELLKHRQEQEKTCMVTLQQ
- the LOC121535340 gene encoding dystrobrevin alpha isoform X1; translated protein: MVHSEGMIEDRGRIGDIMAERRQLFAEMRAQELDSIRLSTYRTACKLRFVQKKCNLHLVDIWNVIEAFRENGLNNMDLNTEFTVARLEAILSTIFYQLNKRMPTTHQINVEQSISLLLNFLLAAYDPEGLGKMPVFVVKMALATICGGKILDKLRYIFSQISDPGGIMVYSQFDQFLREVLKLPMTVFEGPSFGYTEQATRTCFAQQKKVSLNTFLDTLMSDPPPQCLVWLPLMHRLANVENVFHPVECSYCHSESIMGFRYRCQQCHNYQLCQDCFWRGHASGSHSNQHQMKEYTSWKSPAKKLSNALSKSLSCASSREPLHPMFPDMPEKPLNLAHIVDTWPPRPMNSTNDFMLSHSMPTSGNPYSTKNLLESSYHQEEEHSLIARYAARLASDAAAAQQQQRVHSDISFSLDANKQQRQLIAELESKNREILQEIQRLRVQHEQASQPPTSTSQQNPTLLAELRLLRQRKDELEQRMSALQESRRELMVQLEQLMLLLKEEERKQATQGPGSPRSSPSHTVSRPIPMPTQSESAGTTPTHTPQDSLMGVGGDVQEAFAQGPRRNLRNDLLVAADSITNTMSSLVKELNSEAGIQSDSNMDSQTDELVSSPTSDLLAQMTTKPRVGGMNPGGVEEECYENDLVQVLEDELKMGELLKHRQEQEKTCMVTLQQ
- the LOC121535340 gene encoding dystrobrevin alpha isoform X5, whose product is MVHSEGMIEDRGRIGDIMAERRQLFAEMRAQELDSIRLSTYRTACKLRFVQKKCNLHLVDIWNVIEAFRENGLNNMDLNTEFTVARLEAILSTIFYQLNKRMPTTHQINVEQSISLLLNFLLAAYDPEGLGKMPVFVVKMALATICGGKILDKLRYIFSQISDPGGIMVYSQFDQFLREVLKLPMTVFEGPSFGYTEQATRTCFAQQKKVSLNTFLDTLMSDPPPQCLVWLPLMHRLANVENVFHPVECSYCHSESIMGFRYRCQQCHNYQLCQDCFWRGHASGSHSNQHQMKEYTSWKSPAKKLSNALSKSLSCASSREPLHPMFPDMPEKPLNLAHIVPPRPMNSTNDFMLSHSMPTSGNPYSTKNLLESSYHQEEEHSLIARYAARLASDAAAAQQQQRVHSDISFSLDANKQQRQLIAELESKNREILQEIQRLRVQHEQASQPPTSTSQQNPTLLAELRLLRQRKDELEQRMSALQESRRELMVQLEQLMLLLKTQGPGSPRSSPSHTVSRPIPMPTQSESAGTTPTHTPQDSLMGVGGDVQEAFAQGPRRNLRNDLLVAADSITNTMSSLVKELNSEAGIQSDSNMDSQTDELVSSPTSDLLAQMTTKPRVGGMNPGGVEEECYENDLVQVLEDELKMGELLKHRQEQEKTCMVTLQQ
- the LOC121535340 gene encoding dystrobrevin alpha isoform X2, which encodes MVHSEGMIEDRGRIGDIMAERRQLFAEMRAQELDSIRLSTYRTACKLRFVQKKCNLHLVDIWNVIEAFRENGLNNMDLNTEFTVARLEAILSTIFYQLNKRMPTTHQINVEQSISLLLNFLLAAYDPEGLGKMPVFVVKMALATICGGKILDKLRYIFSQISDPGGIMVYSQFDQFLREVLKLPMTVFEGPSFGYTEQATRTCFAQQKKVSLNTFLDTLMSDPPPQCLVWLPLMHRLANVENVFHPVECSYCHSESIMGFRYRCQQCHNYQLCQDCFWRGHASGSHSNQHQMKEYTSWKSPAKKLSNALSKSLSCASSREPLHPMFPDMPEKPLNLAHIVPPRPMNSTNDFMLSHSMPTSGNPYSTKNLLESSYHQEEEHSLIARYAARLASDAAAAQQQQRVHSDISFSLDANKQQRQLIAELESKNREILQEIQRLRVQHEQASQPPTSTSQQNPTLLAELRLLRQRKDELEQRMSALQESRRELMVQLEQLMLLLKEEERKQATQGPGSPRSSPSHTVSRPIPMPTQSESAGTTPTHTPQDSLMGVGGDVQEAFAQGPRRNLRNDLLVAADSITNTMSSLVKELNSEAGIQSDSNMDSQTDELVSSPTSDLLAQMTTKPRVGGMNPGGVEEECYENDLVQVLEDELKMGELLKHRQEQEKTCMVTLQQ